In a single window of the Nodularia spumigena CCY9414 genome:
- a CDS encoding pentapeptide repeat-containing protein has protein sequence MSEMEQYYRVLEIEPGATLEEVNQAYKDLVFIWHPDRIPQENHRLQKKAQDKLKAINEARDQLRSLHGKHKNIHRSPTSQPKKPPQSTYKPPKTNPDLSGKDFSGSNLSNKDLSGRNLSYADLSGADLSDTFMHKVILRGANLSEANLFRANLLLADMREANLRSSYLIGADLSGADLRGADLTGARIRSGDRLMVKLIGANLAGAIMPDGVIHS, from the coding sequence ATGAGCGAGATGGAGCAGTATTATCGAGTATTAGAAATAGAACCTGGAGCGACACTTGAGGAAGTAAACCAGGCTTATAAAGACTTGGTTTTTATTTGGCATCCAGATCGCATTCCTCAAGAAAATCACCGATTACAGAAGAAAGCTCAAGACAAGCTAAAAGCCATTAATGAAGCTCGTGATCAATTGCGATCTTTGCATGGTAAACATAAAAATATTCATCGTTCTCCAACATCTCAACCAAAAAAACCACCTCAAAGTACCTACAAACCACCTAAAACTAACCCTGATTTGAGTGGTAAAGATTTCAGTGGCTCTAACTTAAGTAACAAAGATTTATCTGGCAGAAACTTGAGTTACGCTGATTTGAGTGGCGCGGATCTGAGTGATACTTTTATGCACAAAGTTATTCTCCGAGGTGCAAATTTATCTGAAGCCAATTTGTTTCGAGCTAACTTACTTTTAGCCGATATGAGAGAAGCTAACTTGCGCTCTAGTTACTTGATTGGTGCGGATCTCAGTGGAGCCGACTTGCGCGGAGCCGACTTGACAGGAGCGCGGATTCGTTCAGGCGATCGCCTGATGGTAAAATTGATTGGTGCTAACTTAGCTGGGGCAATCATGCCTGATGGTGTCATCCATAGTTAA
- a CDS encoding TIR domain-containing protein — protein MEKFDVFLCHNTNDKPAVIQVAEQLKQCGIVPWLDIWHLRPGFPWQRILEQQIDQIGAAAVFVGGSGIGPWQSQEIDAFLREFVGRKCRVIPVLLPDAPTEPKLPPFLQGLTWVDFRLVYPEPMGQLTWGITGQKPQGNLQVNDKKPEAVTTEKFLENTKSLPKPIRWNDQKRQELLKIVHKVFEEEELKTICLNNQELLHGNPYSKIQGNTVSSRLNYLVDYLIRKNSIQSFLEILSKESEYFASLLEDV, from the coding sequence GTGGAAAAGTTTGATGTTTTTCTTTGTCACAATACTAACGATAAGCCTGCGGTTATCCAAGTGGCCGAACAGCTAAAGCAATGCGGAATTGTACCCTGGTTGGATATTTGGCATTTACGCCCTGGTTTTCCTTGGCAACGTATACTAGAACAGCAGATAGACCAGATTGGAGCAGCAGCAGTTTTTGTGGGGGGATCAGGAATTGGCCCTTGGCAGAGTCAAGAAATCGATGCGTTTCTACGAGAATTTGTGGGGCGGAAATGTCGGGTTATTCCGGTACTTTTACCGGATGCTCCAACAGAACCAAAATTGCCTCCATTTCTCCAGGGTTTAACGTGGGTTGATTTCCGTTTAGTGTATCCTGAACCGATGGGACAGTTGACGTGGGGTATAACTGGACAGAAGCCACAGGGAAACTTACAGGTGAATGATAAAAAGCCAGAAGCAGTAACGACAGAGAAATTTCTTGAAAATACAAAATCTCTGCCTAAACCTATTAGATGGAATGATCAAAAAAGACAAGAATTACTTAAGATTGTCCATAAAGTATTTGAAGAGGAAGAATTAAAGACTATATGTTTGAATAATCAAGAATTATTACATGGAAATCCTTATAGTAAAATTCAAGGAAATACAGTTAGTAGTAGATTAAATTATTTAGTTGATTATTTAATTAGAAAAAATTCGATTCAATCTTTTCTAGAAATACTTAGTAAAGAAAGCGAATATTTTGCTTCTTTATTAGAGGATGTTTGA
- a CDS encoding ferritin-like domain-containing protein translates to MNGRRNRRRHHQISRLNHRNKSGLCGVAIATSNTSPISADYLINQLDEKTQQAMIDAINDEYYARAFYTSVINKFGEVRPFSNIVHAEDRHVSLWNSLFTKYGIPIPADTFMGNIPAPDTLQAACQTGVESEIANVQMYNRFLEFVQETDLREAFFQLRHVSQNNHLPAFQRCAGN, encoded by the coding sequence ATGAATGGTCGAAGAAACCGCCGCCGACATCATCAAATATCCAGATTAAATCATAGAAACAAAAGTGGTTTGTGTGGTGTAGCGATCGCCACTAGCAACACTAGCCCAATTTCTGCTGATTATCTTATTAATCAGTTAGATGAAAAAACCCAACAGGCAATGATTGATGCCATTAACGATGAATATTATGCCCGTGCTTTTTATACATCAGTAATCAACAAATTTGGAGAAGTGCGTCCTTTTAGCAACATTGTTCATGCTGAAGATAGACACGTTTCTTTGTGGAATTCCCTATTTACTAAATACGGAATCCCGATTCCTGCTGATACTTTTATGGGAAATATCCCAGCGCCCGATACTCTCCAAGCTGCCTGTCAAACAGGGGTAGAATCCGAAATAGCTAATGTCCAAATGTATAACCGCTTTTTAGAATTTGTGCAGGAAACAGATTTACGAGAGGCGTTTTTCCAACTTCGCCATGTTTCTCAAAATAACCATCTTCCTGCTTTTCAACGTTGTGCGGGTAATTAG
- the nblS gene encoding two-component system sensor histidine kinase NblS has protein sequence MLAPLKTIREAIANWWTEFTLQTKLLAVATLVVSLVMSGLTFWAVNTIQQDARMNDTRFGSDLGLLLAANVAPLIADHNLTEVAQFSQRFYSSTSSVRYMLYADQTGKIFFGIPFWEPEVENSLTIERRIQLPEDYTNDREKPMVRQHMTPDGVVTDVFIPLIVDQKYQGVLAIGINPNQTAVISTNFTRDVTIAVFITIWVMVILAGVINALTITKPIKELLVGVKQIAAGNFKQRIDLPLGGELGEVILSFNEMAERLERYEEQNIEELTAEKAKLETLVSTIADGAVLIDNSMQVILVNPTARRIFGWEGIQVEGSNVLHHLPSAVQMEITHPLYEMAAGECESAEFRIHLNEPTKRTVRILLTTVLNLQRESIKGIAITVQDITREVELNEAKSQFISNVSHELRTPLFNIKSFIETLHEYGEDLSLEQRQDFLQTVNNETDRLTRLVNDVLDLSKLESGRSYNFGGVDLAQAIEQTLRTYQLNARDKGITLIQEVPLDLPLVLGNYDLLLQVLANLVGNSLKFSHSGGQVAIRAYQLDTKPNSHNQQAHVRVEISDTGIGIAPEDQQAIFDRFFRVENRVHTLEGTGLGLSIVRNIMERHRSQMHLVSEVGVGTTFWFDLTIFEEQPKILVDSTAETMTIPTV, from the coding sequence ATGCTGGCTCCTTTAAAAACAATCCGAGAAGCAATTGCTAACTGGTGGACTGAATTCACCCTCCAGACAAAACTTTTGGCTGTCGCCACTTTAGTAGTGTCGTTGGTCATGAGTGGTCTGACCTTCTGGGCTGTGAATACAATTCAGCAAGATGCTCGGATGAATGATACCCGCTTTGGTAGTGACCTAGGACTACTACTTGCTGCTAACGTTGCTCCCCTCATAGCTGACCACAATCTGACTGAAGTTGCCCAATTTTCCCAACGCTTCTACAGCAGCACCTCTAGTGTGCGTTATATGCTGTACGCTGATCAAACTGGCAAAATATTTTTCGGCATTCCTTTTTGGGAACCAGAGGTAGAAAACTCCCTGACCATTGAACGACGCATACAACTGCCAGAAGATTACACCAATGACCGGGAAAAGCCGATGGTGCGGCAACACATGACCCCAGATGGCGTAGTCACCGATGTATTTATCCCCCTGATTGTCGATCAAAAATACCAGGGTGTATTGGCGATTGGTATCAACCCGAATCAAACCGCAGTTATTTCCACTAATTTTACCCGTGATGTGACTATTGCCGTTTTTATCACAATTTGGGTGATGGTGATTTTGGCAGGAGTCATTAACGCTTTGACTATTACTAAGCCGATTAAAGAACTGCTAGTAGGGGTAAAACAAATTGCGGCGGGTAATTTCAAGCAGCGCATTGACTTACCTCTAGGTGGCGAACTGGGAGAGGTAATTCTCAGTTTTAACGAAATGGCAGAGCGTCTAGAGCGTTATGAAGAACAAAATATTGAAGAATTAACCGCAGAAAAAGCCAAATTGGAAACACTGGTTTCTACAATTGCCGATGGTGCTGTGTTAATTGATAACAGTATGCAGGTGATTTTAGTTAACCCCACAGCGCGGCGAATTTTTGGGTGGGAAGGGATACAAGTTGAAGGTAGCAATGTTTTACATCATTTGCCTTCAGCAGTGCAGATGGAAATTACCCATCCTTTGTATGAAATGGCCGCAGGTGAATGTGAAAGTGCCGAGTTCCGCATTCATTTGAACGAACCCACCAAGCGTACTGTCCGCATTCTCTTGACTACTGTACTCAATCTCCAACGGGAGAGCATCAAAGGTATTGCCATCACTGTTCAAGATATTACCCGTGAGGTAGAACTGAATGAGGCAAAAAGCCAATTTATAAGTAATGTTTCTCACGAATTACGCACGCCGCTATTTAATATCAAATCCTTTATTGAAACTTTGCATGAGTATGGCGAAGACTTGAGTCTAGAACAACGGCAAGATTTTCTGCAAACTGTCAATAATGAAACCGACAGACTTACCCGTTTAGTTAACGATGTTTTGGATTTGTCCAAGCTGGAATCTGGACGCAGCTACAACTTTGGTGGGGTGGATTTAGCCCAAGCTATTGAGCAAACTCTGCGTACTTACCAACTCAATGCTAGGGACAAAGGCATTACACTCATTCAGGAAGTACCCCTGGATTTGCCTTTAGTCTTGGGTAATTATGATTTATTGTTACAAGTATTAGCTAATTTGGTGGGTAATTCTCTCAAATTCTCTCATTCGGGTGGTCAAGTAGCCATTCGCGCCTACCAATTGGATACCAAGCCTAATTCACACAATCAGCAGGCTCATGTGCGGGTGGAAATCTCCGATACTGGTATTGGTATTGCTCCAGAAGACCAACAAGCAATTTTTGACCGTTTTTTCCGTGTGGAAAACCGAGTTCACACCCTAGAAGGTACTGGCTTGGGTTTATCAATTGTCAGAAATATTATGGAAAGGCATCGTAGTCAAATGCATCTGGTGAGTGAAGTGGGTGTCGGTACTACTTTTTGGTTCGACTTAACTATATTTGAAGAACAGCCAAAAATATTAGTTGATTCTACGGCTGAAACTATGACAATTCCTACTGTCTAA
- a CDS encoding FAD-binding domain-containing protein, whose product MSDLILFWHRRDLRISDNTGLVAARERSAKVVGVFCLDPQILSRDDVAPARVTYMMGCLQALQQRYAQVGSQLLILHGNPVEVIPALAKALNAKAVFWNWDVEPYSQTRDRTIIDILKSNSIEFLHENWDQILHAPDEIRTGTKSPYTVYSPFWKNWSSKPKAKSVETLQNAAGLTEAEQEIAKQAGVIPLPTARDLGFIWDGELSISPGEAAAQERLQEFTDSAITEYQEQRNLPGVDGTSRLSAALKFGVIGIRQVWEATLEAQEFSRSEETAASIRTWQQELAWREFYQHAMYNFPELAEGAYRDTFKNFPWQNNDEYFQAWCEGRTGYPIVDAAMRQLNEMGWMHNRCRMIVASFLTKDLMINPQLGEKYFMQKLIDGDLSANNGGWQWSTSSGMDPKPLRIFNPASQAQKFDGEGEYIRQWVSELRSVDTEYLVTGKIPPLELQSIGYPAPIVDHKVQQGLFKKMYQQQKALSSSES is encoded by the coding sequence ATGTCTGACTTAATTTTGTTTTGGCATCGTCGTGATTTACGTATTTCTGATAATACAGGATTAGTGGCGGCTAGAGAGCGCAGTGCCAAAGTTGTGGGCGTGTTTTGCCTTGATCCTCAAATTCTGTCACGGGATGATGTCGCCCCGGCGAGAGTCACCTACATGATGGGCTGTTTACAAGCACTACAACAGCGATATGCACAAGTTGGTAGCCAATTGTTAATCCTACATGGCAATCCTGTAGAAGTTATACCAGCTTTAGCAAAAGCGTTAAATGCCAAAGCTGTATTTTGGAACTGGGATGTAGAACCCTATTCTCAAACACGCGATCGCACAATAATTGATATCCTAAAATCAAACAGCATTGAATTTCTGCACGAAAATTGGGATCAGATTCTCCACGCACCAGACGAGATTCGTACAGGTACGAAAAGTCCTTACACTGTTTACAGTCCTTTCTGGAAAAACTGGAGTAGCAAACCCAAAGCCAAATCAGTAGAAACACTGCAAAATGCCGCAGGTTTAACGGAGGCTGAACAGGAAATTGCTAAACAAGCGGGGGTTATTCCATTACCCACAGCTAGAGATTTAGGATTTATCTGGGATGGAGAATTAAGTATTTCCCCTGGAGAAGCCGCAGCCCAAGAAAGATTACAGGAATTTACTGACAGTGCAATCACTGAATACCAAGAACAGCGTAACCTTCCTGGTGTTGATGGTACATCAAGATTGAGTGCAGCTTTGAAATTTGGTGTGATTGGCATTCGTCAGGTGTGGGAAGCCACTTTAGAGGCGCAAGAATTTAGCCGCAGCGAAGAAACAGCAGCTAGTATACGTACATGGCAACAGGAATTAGCCTGGCGGGAGTTTTATCAACACGCCATGTATAATTTTCCAGAATTGGCTGAGGGTGCTTACCGTGACACGTTCAAAAACTTTCCTTGGCAAAATAACGATGAATATTTTCAGGCTTGGTGCGAAGGGAGAACTGGCTATCCCATTGTAGATGCGGCAATGCGCCAATTAAATGAAATGGGTTGGATGCACAACCGTTGTCGGATGATTGTGGCTAGTTTTTTAACTAAAGATTTAATGATAAATCCCCAATTGGGAGAAAAATACTTTATGCAGAAGTTGATTGATGGTGATTTATCTGCTAATAATGGCGGTTGGCAATGGAGTACTTCTAGTGGTATGGACCCGAAGCCATTAAGGATTTTTAACCCTGCTAGTCAAGCACAAAAATTTGATGGGGAAGGAGAATATATTCGCCAATGGGTATCAGAATTACGGTCTGTAGATACAGAATATTTAGTAACTGGTAAAATTCCCCCTTTGGAACTTCAAAGTATTGGCTATCCTGCACCAATTGTAGATCATAAGGTGCAACAAGGTTTATTTAAAAAGATGTATCAACAGCAAAAAGCCCTCAGTAGTTCTGAATCTTGA
- a CDS encoding zinc ribbon domain-containing protein, translated as MATISCPNCHQLIDNQAITCSYCRTTLKAYGHPGIPLHRATGEEYLCDSCTYQADNTCNFPQRPYAKACTLYDNLEESKLRLQDQRQASTLGATVKKWTQRHQSLLLLLGLGFICLLIALSIG; from the coding sequence GTGGCTACCATATCTTGTCCCAATTGCCATCAACTCATTGATAATCAGGCGATTACTTGCTCCTATTGTCGTACAACTCTCAAAGCTTACGGTCATCCAGGAATTCCACTCCACCGGGCGACAGGGGAAGAGTATCTGTGCGACAGTTGCACATACCAGGCCGATAACACTTGTAACTTTCCTCAACGCCCCTATGCTAAAGCCTGTACCCTGTACGACAACCTAGAAGAGAGCAAGTTAAGATTACAAGATCAACGTCAAGCAAGCACCTTGGGTGCAACTGTGAAAAAATGGACTCAACGCCATCAGTCTTTGCTGCTGCTACTAGGTTTAGGATTCATCTGTTTGCTCATAGCTTTATCCATTGGTTAA
- a CDS encoding alpha/beta fold hydrolase, with protein MVNSLNIRISSTQFYTWRNYRCAYELHQPANFSSEGLPLLLIHPIGVGLSRQFWQRFRSQWYRKGHKNSIYNPDLLGCGESDMPHVAYTPKDWAEQLNYFLQKVVKKPVVIVVQGALLPVAIELVQKQSNLIAGLILAGPPAWPVITRNSSELQQKIAWNIFDSPVGNAFYRYARTEKFLRSFSIRQLFGSEKGVDKEWLNMLVKGAENPESRHAVFSFLAGFWRQDYSGYLACINQPTLVVVGETASSISKEGKQETPDERLADYLGCLPQGSGTKLPGRNVLPYESTVEFVEAIAPFIASLKIVT; from the coding sequence ATGGTCAACTCGCTGAATATCAGAATATCTTCTACCCAGTTTTACACCTGGAGAAATTATCGTTGCGCCTACGAATTACATCAACCAGCTAATTTTAGCAGTGAGGGTTTACCTTTACTTTTAATTCATCCAATTGGTGTGGGGTTATCGCGGCAGTTTTGGCAAAGATTTCGCAGCCAATGGTATAGAAAAGGTCATAAAAATTCTATTTACAATCCTGATTTACTCGGATGTGGTGAAAGTGATATGCCCCATGTGGCTTATACTCCTAAAGATTGGGCAGAGCAACTAAATTACTTTTTACAAAAAGTAGTAAAAAAACCTGTGGTAATTGTAGTGCAAGGTGCTTTATTACCAGTTGCTATAGAGTTAGTTCAAAAACAATCAAATTTAATTGCTGGACTGATTTTAGCTGGGCCGCCAGCGTGGCCAGTGATTACAAGAAACTCATCAGAATTGCAGCAAAAGATTGCTTGGAATATATTTGATTCGCCTGTTGGTAATGCTTTTTATCGCTATGCGCGGACAGAAAAGTTTTTGCGTTCTTTCTCAATTCGGCAACTTTTTGGTTCAGAAAAGGGTGTAGATAAAGAGTGGTTAAATATGTTGGTTAAGGGGGCGGAAAATCCTGAAAGTCGCCATGCAGTATTTTCGTTTTTGGCTGGGTTTTGGCGACAGGATTATAGTGGTTATCTTGCTTGTATCAATCAACCAACATTGGTAGTTGTGGGAGAAACCGCATCGAGTATTAGCAAAGAAGGTAAACAAGAAACACCAGATGAACGCTTGGCTGATTATCTCGGCTGTTTACCTCAAGGTAGTGGAACTAAATTACCGGGACGCAACGTTTTACCCTATGAATCAACAGTGGAATTTGTAGAAGCGATCGCACCATTTATTGCCAGCTTAAAAATTGTAACCTAA
- a CDS encoding 1,2-dihydroxy-3-keto-5-methylthiopentene dioxygenase yields the protein MPILLLDNGTIKRDLDEIVGEIAPLGIHLKHYDPGTSLLFPHLLEQDVLIDSDKQQIIELHHGVFEFIQQENGYLWSDLLNLHPGSPNIQHLIATYSRYHHHTAPEALYILAGEMIFGFVKPNGKQVQLLIQSQDYIHIPAGVEHWCSPTALLHCKAVRYFTTVEGWVPNYTGTQLSDYLNKPY from the coding sequence ATGCCCATCCTATTACTAGACAACGGCACAATCAAGCGCGATTTAGATGAAATAGTGGGAGAAATCGCGCCTCTTGGCATCCATTTGAAACATTATGACCCAGGAACATCACTACTTTTCCCCCATCTTCTAGAACAAGACGTTTTAATTGACTCAGACAAACAACAGATAATAGAACTACATCATGGAGTTTTTGAATTTATCCAGCAAGAAAACGGCTATCTGTGGTCTGATTTGCTAAATTTGCATCCAGGTTCGCCCAATATCCAACATTTGATTGCTACTTACAGCCGTTACCATCATCATACTGCGCCTGAAGCTCTCTACATATTGGCAGGAGAAATGATTTTTGGTTTTGTCAAACCCAATGGTAAACAGGTACAGCTGTTAATTCAGTCCCAAGACTATATCCACATTCCCGCAGGTGTGGAACATTGGTGTAGTCCTACGGCATTGTTGCATTGTAAAGCGGTACGCTATTTTACAACTGTGGAAGGATGGGTTCCTAATTATACAGGGACTCAGTTGAGTGATTATCTCAATAAGCCGTATTAA
- the purD gene encoding phosphoribosylamine--glycine ligase — MKVLVVGNGGREHALAWKLLKSQQVEQVVCVPGNGGTASLERCQNLPLAVDDFEGMSRYALENGISLVVVGPEVPLAMGITDYLQSQGLMVFGPGKAGAQIEASKAWAKALMQEAWIPTAKAAVFTEAAAAKSYVKAQGIPIVVKADGLAAGKGVIVAGTLEQAESAIDAIFQGQFGSAGNFVVVEECLMGEEVSVLALTDGLTIRPLLPAQDHKRIGDGDTGENTGGMGAYAPAPIATPELMSRVQTEVLERAIACLRSRGIDYRGVLYAGLMIAPDGDLKVLEFNCRFGDPETQVILPLLDTPLEELILACVQQRLGEMPPIAWKQGAAATVVAASGGYPGAYEKGKVITGIPEAEAAGVTVFHAGTKLNQQQQIATDGGRVLNVTAIGKDFPQAIAQAYTGIKSLEFEGIYYRKDIGHRVLK; from the coding sequence GTGAAAGTTTTAGTTGTCGGTAATGGGGGGCGCGAACACGCTCTAGCCTGGAAACTGTTAAAATCTCAGCAAGTTGAGCAAGTTGTCTGTGTACCAGGAAATGGCGGTACTGCAAGTCTGGAACGTTGCCAGAATTTGCCTTTGGCTGTCGATGATTTTGAGGGGATGAGCCGATACGCTCTGGAAAATGGCATTTCTTTGGTGGTAGTAGGGCCAGAAGTACCCCTGGCAATGGGTATCACAGATTACCTCCAAAGTCAAGGACTGATGGTATTTGGGCCTGGGAAAGCTGGAGCGCAAATTGAAGCGAGTAAGGCTTGGGCAAAGGCTTTAATGCAAGAAGCGTGGATTCCTACAGCCAAAGCTGCGGTATTTACTGAGGCAGCAGCAGCTAAATCCTATGTAAAAGCACAGGGAATACCCATAGTAGTCAAAGCCGACGGTTTGGCAGCAGGTAAGGGTGTGATAGTTGCTGGAACTTTAGAACAGGCTGAAAGTGCCATTGATGCGATTTTTCAAGGACAGTTCGGTAGTGCGGGCAATTTTGTTGTTGTTGAAGAATGTTTGATGGGGGAAGAGGTATCAGTTTTAGCCTTGACTGATGGGTTAACTATTCGCCCTTTGCTACCAGCGCAAGATCATAAGCGGATTGGGGACGGTGATACAGGGGAAAATACTGGTGGAATGGGAGCTTACGCCCCCGCACCGATTGCTACACCAGAGTTAATGTCACGCGTTCAAACCGAAGTCTTGGAAAGAGCGATCGCCTGTTTAAGATCCAGAGGCATCGACTACCGAGGCGTGCTGTATGCTGGATTAATGATTGCCCCCGATGGCGACTTGAAGGTTTTAGAATTTAACTGTCGCTTCGGTGATCCGGAAACTCAGGTAATTTTGCCACTGTTAGACACACCCCTAGAAGAATTGATTTTAGCCTGTGTCCAGCAGCGTTTAGGCGAAATGCCCCCCATAGCTTGGAAACAGGGCGCTGCTGCCACTGTTGTCGCCGCTTCCGGTGGTTATCCGGGGGCATACGAAAAAGGCAAAGTTATTACTGGTATTCCAGAGGCGGAGGCCGCAGGTGTAACTGTATTTCACGCAGGTACGAAATTAAACCAGCAACAACAAATAGCCACAGATGGGGGACGAGTGTTAAATGTGACTGCTATCGGCAAAGATTTTCCGCAGGCGATCGCTCAGGCATACACTGGGATCAAATCCCTGGAATTTGAAGGGATATATTACCGAAAAGATATCGGTCATCGAGTCCTGAAGTAG
- a CDS encoding SDR family oxidoreductase, whose amino-acid sequence MNIAIIGCGYVGCAVAEFWQQKMTLMITATTTNPERIPTLQSLAQKVVVTQGNDREQLKSVLQNQDIVLLSIGAKGANVYEETYLNTAKTLVEILPDIPSIKQLIYTGSYSVYGDQNGAWVDEQTLAKPSHDNGKILKATEDVLLAASSDKLRVCILRLGGIYGPNRELMKIFSRVPGTTRPGNGEEAANWIHLDDIVGAIEFVRQHHLQGIYNLVDDAYLTTRQLLDSLLEKHDLPKVKWDNTLKNNRSYNTRVSNQKIKEAGYKLIHPKIIF is encoded by the coding sequence ATGAACATTGCCATTATTGGTTGTGGTTACGTTGGCTGTGCAGTGGCTGAATTTTGGCAGCAAAAAATGACTTTGATGATTACAGCTACCACAACTAACCCTGAGCGTATCCCGACTTTACAAAGTTTAGCCCAAAAAGTTGTAGTCACCCAAGGGAACGACCGAGAACAACTAAAATCTGTATTGCAAAATCAAGATATTGTGCTGTTGAGTATTGGCGCAAAAGGGGCAAATGTATATGAAGAAACTTATCTAAATACTGCCAAAACTCTAGTTGAAATTTTACCAGATATTCCTAGTATTAAGCAACTGATATATACTGGGAGTTATTCAGTTTATGGCGACCAGAACGGTGCTTGGGTAGATGAACAAACCCTAGCGAAACCAAGCCATGATAATGGCAAAATTCTCAAAGCAACTGAAGATGTCTTACTAGCAGCATCTAGTGACAAGCTCCGCGTTTGTATCTTAAGGTTGGGAGGTATTTATGGCCCTAATCGGGAACTGATGAAAATATTTAGTAGAGTTCCTGGTACAACTCGTCCCGGTAATGGTGAAGAGGCTGCTAATTGGATTCACTTGGATGATATTGTTGGGGCTATAGAATTTGTGCGTCAACATCATTTACAAGGTATTTATAATCTGGTAGATGATGCTTATCTTACTACTCGCCAATTGCTTGATAGCTTGTTGGAAAAACATGATTTACCCAAAGTAAAATGGGATAATACTCTTAAAAATAACCGTTCATATAATACTAGAGTATCTAATCAAAAAATCAAAGAGGCTGGATATAAATTAATTCATCCAAAAATAATTTTTTAA
- a CDS encoding NAD-dependent epimerase/dehydratase family protein produces MAKTIVTGAAGFIGSHLVEALLQQGKEVIGIDQFNDYYDPILKHKSIAHLQNAPNFTLIAGDIQFLDWQTLLQDVEVVYHQAAQAGVRASWGEGFRNYTERNISATQILLEAAKDAQDLKRLVFASTSSVYGDAETLPTHEKIPPQPVSPYGITKLAAERLCRLYHKNFGVPMVALRYFTVYGPRQRPDMAFHKFFKAILQDEAIPIYGDGQQTRDFTFVSDVIAANLAAATVPQAVGEIFNIGGGSRVVLAEVLETMAEIVGKPIQKNYIEKAMGDARHTAADVSKARQILGYQPQVSLREGLTQEWQWVKALYA; encoded by the coding sequence ATGGCTAAAACTATTGTTACTGGAGCAGCAGGCTTTATTGGTTCCCATCTTGTGGAAGCATTACTGCAACAAGGAAAAGAAGTGATTGGGATTGATCAATTCAACGATTACTACGATCCTATATTAAAGCACAAAAGTATTGCTCATTTACAGAATGCACCTAATTTTACTTTAATTGCCGGAGATATTCAGTTTTTAGATTGGCAGACACTGCTGCAAGATGTTGAGGTAGTTTACCATCAGGCGGCACAAGCTGGGGTCAGAGCAAGTTGGGGTGAAGGGTTCCGAAATTATACAGAACGCAATATTAGTGCCACACAAATTTTGCTAGAAGCTGCCAAAGATGCTCAAGATCTGAAAAGATTAGTATTTGCCTCTACATCAAGTGTATATGGCGATGCCGAAACATTACCGACCCATGAAAAAATTCCGCCGCAACCGGTTTCGCCCTATGGTATTACCAAGCTAGCAGCTGAACGTTTGTGTAGACTATATCACAAAAACTTTGGTGTACCGATGGTGGCATTACGCTATTTTACAGTTTATGGTCCCAGACAGCGCCCAGATATGGCATTCCATAAATTTTTCAAAGCTATATTGCAGGATGAAGCAATTCCCATTTACGGTGATGGACAGCAAACGCGAGACTTTACCTTTGTGAGTGATGTCATAGCTGCCAATTTAGCAGCCGCCACTGTACCCCAAGCCGTGGGTGAAATATTTAATATTGGCGGTGGTAGCAGGGTAGTTTTAGCAGAAGTTTTGGAAACTATGGCAGAAATAGTTGGTAAACCCATTCAAAAAAATTACATCGAAAAGGCGATGGGAGACGCGCGCCATACTGCTGCTGATGTCTCGAAAGCCCGGCAAATTTTAGGATATCAGCCCCAAGTTTCTTTGAGGGAGGGTTTGACGCAGGAATGGCAATGGGTGAAGGCGTTGTATGCTTGA